A single genomic interval of Acidaminococcales bacterium harbors:
- a CDS encoding HIT domain-containing protein yields the protein MDKDCIFCRIIAGELPAEKVYEDGDMLAIKDVKPAAPQHVLMLPKKHSANILETDGQTIAGMFAKLSGIVDALGIKNSGFRIVINTGEEGGQTVNHTHIHVLGGRGLKWPPG from the coding sequence ATGGACAAAGACTGTATTTTTTGCCGGATAATAGCCGGCGAGCTTCCCGCCGAGAAAGTTTACGAAGACGGCGACATGCTGGCAATAAAAGATGTAAAGCCGGCCGCGCCGCAGCACGTGCTGATGCTGCCCAAGAAACATTCCGCAAACATATTGGAAACCGATGGGCAGACAATTGCCGGCATGTTCGCCAAACTTTCCGGCATTGTCGACGCGCTGGGCATAAAAAACAGCGGGTTTCGCATAGTAATCAATACGGGCGAAGAAGGCGGGCAAACAGTAAATCACACGCATATCCATGTTCTGGGCGGGCGCGGCCTTAAGTGGCCGCCGGGCTAA
- the xth gene encoding exodeoxyribonuclease III — protein sequence MKIATFNINSVRLRQSDLIEWMEKEAIDIAALQETKVQDKDFPLAGFAAAGYQAVYIGEKGRNGVAIISKEKAGQVTFGLDGVGEKGEARLIKAQFGGIAVINTYVPQGRAPGTDYFRYKIAWLRGMRQYLEKHFTPAQQVIWLGDLNVAMEAIDVYDPVKLTGEVGFHPDEQAALAYSKDWGFVDLFRKHVPEAGHYTFWDYRIANALERGIGWRIDYILATPPLAERSTGSCVAAGLRRKERPSDHAPLVAEFDL from the coding sequence ATGAAAATAGCTACTTTCAACATAAACTCCGTAAGGCTGAGGCAGTCCGACCTCATAGAATGGATGGAAAAAGAGGCCATTGACATCGCCGCTTTGCAGGAAACCAAAGTGCAGGACAAAGATTTCCCGCTCGCCGGGTTTGCCGCCGCCGGCTACCAGGCCGTTTACATCGGGGAGAAAGGCCGCAACGGCGTTGCGATAATAAGCAAGGAAAAAGCGGGGCAGGTAACCTTCGGGCTGGACGGCGTAGGCGAAAAGGGCGAGGCGCGGCTGATCAAGGCGCAATTCGGCGGCATAGCGGTGATAAATACCTACGTTCCGCAGGGACGCGCGCCGGGAACGGACTATTTTCGCTATAAAATCGCCTGGCTGCGCGGCATGCGCCAATATTTGGAAAAACATTTTACGCCCGCGCAGCAAGTGATTTGGCTGGGCGATCTCAATGTAGCCATGGAAGCGATTGATGTATATGACCCGGTGAAACTTACGGGCGAGGTCGGCTTTCACCCTGACGAACAGGCGGCGCTCGCCTACAGCAAGGATTGGGGGTTTGTCGACCTTTTTCGCAAGCACGTGCCGGAAGCCGGCCATTACACTTTCTGGGACTACCGCATCGCAAACGCGCTCGAGCGCGGCATAGGTTGGCGCATTGACTACATACTGGCCACGCCCCCTTTGGCCGAGCGCTCGACCGGGTCCTGCGTCGCGGCCGGCTTAAGGCGCAAAGAGCGCCCGTCAGACCACGCCCCGCTTGTCGCCGAGTTTGACCTTTAG
- a CDS encoding aldo/keto reductase, with the protein MMEKRVYKDSGEEISLLGFGCMRLPRRQENSPEIDVKTARAMIDYALEHGVNYFDTAHPYHEGLSEPFVGEALSGYPRDKFNLATKMPTWLIGDQSQVHDIFAGQLQKCRVEYVEYFDYYLVHNIGGTTFPKVEECRIYEILKAKKREGRIRRLGFSFHAAPELLRKVVSLYEWDFAQIQLNYLDWELQDAKSQYEILTEKGIPVVVMEPVRGGALAKLCPQAIAVFRAAEPKASAASWALRYAASLPNVLTVLSGMSAMEQIKDNVATMEDFRPLTREGYATIADALAAYRLSGTIPCTACGYCMDCPFGVNIPKVFAIYNNYRTNNLDMLFTLEYEVLGKSGQAANCKKCGRCLPLCPQAIKIAEWMEKIDQAALKAAALPQH; encoded by the coding sequence ATGATGGAAAAGCGCGTATATAAGGACAGCGGCGAGGAAATTTCCCTTTTGGGCTTCGGTTGCATGCGACTGCCGCGCCGACAGGAAAATTCGCCGGAGATTGACGTAAAAACCGCGCGGGCGATGATTGACTACGCCCTTGAGCATGGCGTAAATTACTTTGACACCGCCCACCCTTATCACGAAGGCCTGTCGGAGCCTTTTGTCGGCGAGGCCCTTTCGGGATATCCAAGGGACAAGTTCAATTTGGCGACCAAGATGCCGACATGGTTGATCGGCGACCAGTCGCAAGTCCATGACATCTTCGCCGGCCAGCTCCAAAAATGCCGGGTGGAATATGTGGAATATTTTGACTATTACCTTGTGCACAACATCGGCGGCACTACCTTTCCCAAAGTGGAAGAGTGCCGCATTTACGAAATCCTAAAGGCAAAAAAGCGCGAAGGCAGAATCCGCCGGCTGGGTTTTTCCTTCCACGCCGCGCCGGAGCTTTTGCGAAAAGTCGTCAGCCTTTACGAATGGGATTTCGCGCAAATACAGCTTAATTACCTTGACTGGGAATTGCAGGACGCAAAAAGCCAGTATGAAATATTGACGGAAAAAGGCATCCCTGTCGTCGTAATGGAACCAGTGCGCGGCGGCGCCCTGGCCAAGCTCTGCCCACAGGCCATCGCCGTCTTCCGGGCGGCCGAACCAAAGGCCAGCGCCGCCTCCTGGGCGCTGCGCTACGCGGCATCGCTTCCGAACGTATTGACCGTATTGAGCGGCATGTCGGCGATGGAACAAATCAAGGACAATGTCGCGACCATGGAAGACTTCCGGCCGCTCACCCGCGAAGGGTACGCCACCATAGCGGATGCGCTGGCCGCCTACCGGCTTTCCGGGACCATACCCTGCACGGCCTGCGGTTATTGCATGGATTGCCCTTTCGGCGTAAACATCCCTAAAGTATTCGCGATTTACAACAATTACCGCACAAATAACCTCGACATGCTGTTCACGCTCGAATACGAAGTGCTGGGCAAATCCGGCCAGGCCGCAAACTGCAAAAAATGCGGAAGATGCCTGCCGCTGTGCCCGCAGGCCATAAAAATAGCCGAATGGATGGAAAAAATCGACCAAGCGGCGCTTAAAGCAGCGGCCTTGCCGCAGCATTGA
- the pckA gene encoding phosphoenolpyruvate carboxykinase (ATP): MNKNSKNNISSDDFLRGARKVLRNLTEAELIEEAVSKKECILSAQGAVCVTTGRHTGRSPKDKFIVYTIGEREKIDWSNNAPINKEFFLRLYEKMKKYAANQPLYVTNVRAGSEPKNSLSIKFINELAWHQLFVKRLFLPPDSQAAPKEDFTVICLPRFKAYPDTDGTKSDTFIILDFDDKFILIGGGKYAGEMKKAIFSVMNYLLPQKNILSMHCSANMGKDKKTALFFGLSGTGKTTLSADPARLLIGDDEHGWGDSGIFNLEGGCYAKCVNLTSESEPEIYAAIRYGTVLENVWIDKTTRQPDYFNIIYTENTRAAYPLSYINNALTQGAPFAHPETIVFLTADAFGVLPPVASLNAEQAMYHFLSGYTSKVAGTERGIIEPEATFSSCFGAPFLPLHPFEYAKLLGSKIQKHKTKVYLVNTGWSGGAYGTGQRISLKYTRAIVTAILNGQLAKAEWDADPLFNFLIPKSCDKVPRAILNPENTWQDKKAYREQAQKLAALFAKNAAKFVGAIAPEILAAGPKA; encoded by the coding sequence ATGAATAAAAACAGCAAAAACAACATTTCCAGCGACGATTTTCTCCGCGGCGCGCGCAAAGTATTGCGCAACCTGACCGAAGCTGAGCTTATTGAAGAAGCGGTAAGCAAAAAAGAATGTATCCTGTCGGCGCAAGGCGCCGTGTGCGTAACTACCGGCCGGCATACGGGCCGTTCGCCCAAGGACAAATTTATCGTGTACACCATCGGCGAGCGCGAAAAAATCGATTGGTCAAACAATGCTCCCATCAACAAAGAATTTTTCCTGCGCCTTTATGAAAAAATGAAAAAATACGCCGCCAACCAGCCCTTATACGTAACCAACGTCCGCGCGGGCTCTGAGCCGAAAAACTCACTGTCCATCAAATTCATCAACGAGTTGGCCTGGCACCAGTTATTCGTAAAAAGGCTGTTTCTCCCCCCGGACAGCCAGGCTGCGCCAAAAGAAGATTTTACCGTTATCTGCCTGCCGCGTTTCAAAGCCTATCCCGATACCGACGGCACCAAATCCGATACTTTTATTATCCTTGACTTTGACGACAAATTCATCCTGATTGGCGGCGGCAAATACGCCGGCGAAATGAAAAAAGCCATCTTCTCGGTGATGAACTATCTGCTGCCGCAAAAAAACATACTTTCCATGCATTGTTCGGCCAATATGGGCAAAGATAAAAAGACCGCTCTTTTTTTCGGCCTTTCCGGCACAGGCAAAACCACCCTTTCCGCCGACCCCGCCCGCCTGCTCATCGGCGACGACGAACACGGCTGGGGCGACAGCGGGATATTCAATCTTGAAGGCGGCTGTTACGCTAAATGCGTCAACCTCACCAGCGAGAGCGAGCCGGAAATTTACGCCGCCATACGCTACGGAACGGTGCTGGAAAATGTGTGGATAGACAAAACCACCCGCCAGCCCGATTATTTTAACATTATTTATACGGAAAACACCCGCGCGGCCTACCCGCTTTCTTATATCAACAACGCCCTCACGCAGGGCGCGCCGTTCGCGCATCCGGAAACAATAGTTTTCCTCACGGCCGACGCTTTCGGCGTATTGCCGCCGGTCGCGTCTTTGAACGCCGAACAGGCCATGTACCATTTCCTGTCCGGCTATACCAGCAAAGTCGCCGGCACCGAACGCGGGATAATTGAGCCGGAAGCTACCTTCTCGTCCTGTTTCGGCGCGCCCTTTCTGCCGCTTCACCCTTTCGAGTATGCCAAACTCTTGGGCAGCAAGATACAAAAGCACAAAACCAAAGTGTACCTTGTAAATACAGGCTGGTCAGGCGGCGCTTACGGCACGGGCCAGCGGATAAGCCTGAAATATACAAGGGCGATTGTTACCGCCATCCTCAACGGCCAATTGGCCAAAGCGGAATGGGATGCCGATCCGCTCTTTAATTTCCTGATCCCCAAAAGCTGCGACAAAGTGCCGCGCGCCATCCTTAACCCGGAAAATACTTGGCAGGACAAAAAAGCTTACCGCGAACAGGCGCAAAAGCTCGCCGCTTTGTTCGCCAAAAACGCCGCCAAGTTCGTCGGCGCCATAGCGCCGGAAATATTGGCCGCCGGCCCCAAGGCGTAA